A genomic region of Lodderomyces elongisporus chromosome 5, complete sequence contains the following coding sequences:
- the RAD17_2 gene encoding Cell cycle checkpoint protein Rad17 (BUSCO:EOG092648O6), whose amino-acid sequence MSAHSLFVRSEDEDDDNQHEAEHTSVYVPEDPALEEFDVNKRPLTHASPSRSTHRQSTATSTSKANVKVNTATTTTAAVATSTFRNNIGTHPTYPNRPKNVTFTASTTQIAHLSDVFQSLLHINNQAIITIKPTGITLYSTYNYSTNVHVTIDPTLFSIFNLSVHNDDDENENENENDDTRVQTTQEEQEQDENLELRLGVDINLIADCFTSVMNTLKFESAVTCYLTYMGDGHPLIIEFEDTFISEKLEFYTFYVDSDDDYTGYSNTNASKSNTSDYNLRIDYEKVIMEIMVKSDVLTNLLQDLYQIGTEVLFIYCAENVLNFISQGPIGVSKLIFPNERTILEKLYLAKETDDHHQYDISQFQFHDFSKILKAVKLSTKSKIVKDANGCFSIQLLCKNFQQTGYSGTLIVINMTEMVHDEIMVESIIKDEQHIDQEKQNEGFASSNNDAATRVTEPILLKSIPDLTHRGNEPLINSFKRSRPKLTNSAVDDNNARKNKSDGPSLKRNRNGEDGMRNNNNQREEGIPLFL is encoded by the coding sequence ATGTCTGCCCATTCACTATTTGTTCGTtcagaagatgaagatgacgacAACCAACATGAAGCAGAACACACATCTGTTTATGTACCAGAAGATCCTGCTTTAGAAGAATTCGATGTCAATAAAAGACCACTTACTCATGCACTGCCGTCCAGATCAACACATCGCCAAAGCACAGCCACCAGCACATCTAAAGCTAATGTTAAAGTTAatactgctactactactactgctgctgTGGCTACATCTACTTTTAGGAATAACATTGGAACTCATCCAACGTATCCCAATCGACCCAAAAATGTAACTTTCACCGCGTCAACTACACAAATTGCACACTTATCAGACGTGTTTCAGAGTCTACTACATATAAACAACCAAGCTATAATTACTATAAAACCTACCGGAATAACACTATACTCCACCTACAACTATTCAACCAACGTACATGTCACCATTGACCCCACGTTATTCAGTATCTTCAATTTATCAGTAcacaatgatgatgatgaaaatgaaaatgaaaatgaaaatgatgataCACGAGTGCAAACTACccaagaagaacaagaacaggACGAAAACTTGGAACTCCGACTAGGCGTTGATATAAACCTCATAGCCGACTGCTTCACCTCAGTCATGAATACACTCAAGTTTGAATCTGCTGTAACATGTTACTTGACATACATGGGGGACGGACATCCACTAATCATTGAGTTTGAAGACACTTTTATATCTGAAAAATTGGAGTTCTACACATTCTATGTCGATAGTGATGATGACTATACAGGTTACTCAAATACAAATgcttcaaaatcaaacacTTCTGATTACAATTTACGCATCGATTACGAAAAAGTTATTATGGAGATTATGGTCAAAAGCGATGTCTTGACAAATTTACTTCAGGATCTATACCAAATTGGCACAGAAGTGCTTTTCATATATTGTGCCGAGAATGTACTCAATTTCATTAGCCAAGGACCAATAGGTGTCTCGAAGTTGATTTTCCCCAATGAGCGAACCATATTGGAAAAACTTTATTTGGCAAAAGAGACAGATGACCATCACCAATATGATATTTCGCAATTTCAATTCCACGACTTCAGCAAGATTTTAAAAGCAGTCAAGTTGAGCACAAAGTCAAAGATTGTCAAGGATGCCAATGGATGCTTCTCCATCCAACTATTATGTAAAAACTTTCAACAAACTGGATACCTGGGCACCCTAATTGTTATTAACATGACAGAAATGGTTCATGATGAAATTATGGTTGAATCAATAATCAAAGATGAACAACACATAGATcaagaaaaacagaatGAGGGATTTGCGTCAAGCAATAATGATGCTGCCACAAGAGTCACGGAACCCATATTGCTTAAATCAATTCCCGACCTTACACATAGAGGAAATGAGCCCTTGATTAATTCATTTAAGCGAAGTAGACCGAAACTTACAAATTCAGCAGTGGATGATAATAATGCGCGAAAGAATAAGAGTGACGGACCCctgttgaaaagaaatcgCAATGGTGAAGATGGAATGaggaacaacaataacCAACGAGAAGAAGGCATCCCTTTATTCCTATAA
- the VMA6 gene encoding H(+)-transporting V0 sector ATPase subunit d (BUSCO:EOG092638RC), translating to MEGLYFNIDYGYIEGVVRGYRSGLLSTNQYVNLTQCDNLEDLKLQLSSTDYGNFLANYSGPLSTSVIQENLNKKVFQQYQYVKSQSSGILTEFLNFIQYGYMIDNVILMITGTLHERDKSDILKKSNPLGWFDTLPTLSIATDIESLYSTVLIDTPLAPFFKNCVSADDLDDLNIEIIRNKLYKNYLEAFMGFVQKNMDGPDREIMTRLLILEADKRVINIALNSASNQDLSADDKLSLFPQLGLLYPTYHLELAQADDYEQIKLTVENIGEYQQIFSDSGNDGNKSIGDWFYLLEMQYCRDAFTQQFTLSTVYAWLKSKEQEIRNIYWIAECIAQNQKSRIDDYISVY from the coding sequence ATGGAAGGCCTTTATTTCAACATAGATTACGGGTATATTGAAGGTGTTGTGAGAGGATACAGAAGCGGACTTCTTTCAACAAACCAATACGTTAACCTTACCCAATGCGACAACTTGGAAGATCTCAAGTTGCAATTATCGTCAACTGACTATGGTAATTTTCTTGCCAATTACTCTGGCCCCTTGAGTACATCCGTCATACAAGAGAATCTCAACAAGAAAGTTTTCCAACAGTATCAATATGTCAAGTCGCAATCAAGTGGGATTTTGACGGAGTTTTTGAACTTTATTCAATACGGGTATATGATTGACAATGTTATTCTTATGATTACTGGTACTTTGCATGAGCGAGATAAATCAGAtattttaaagaaaagcaatCCATTGGGTTGGTTTGACACGTTGCCAACTTTGAGTATTGCAACCGATATTGAGAGTTTGTACTCTACTGTGTTGATTGATACTCCTTTAGCGCcgtttttcaaaaattgtgTTAGTGCTGATGACTTGGACGATTTAAACATTGAAATTATCAGAAATAAATTGTACAAGAATTACCTTGAAGCATTTATGGGATTTGTGCAGAAGAATATGGATGGCCCTGATCGTGAAATTATGACCAGATTGTTGATCTTGGAAGCTGACAAACGTGTAATAAACATTGCTTTGAACTCGGCCAGCAACCAAGATTTGTCAGCCGATGACAAGTTGAGTTTGTTTCCTCAATTGGGATTATTGTACCCAACATATCATTTGGAACTTGCCCAGGCCGATGATTATGAACAAATTAAATTGACAGTGGAAAATATTGGGGAGTACCAACAAATCTTTAGTGACAGTGGTAATGATGGCAATAAGTCAATAGGAGACTGGTTCTACTTATTGGAAATGCAATATTGCAGAGATGCATTTACTCAACAGTTCACTTTGAGTACTGTGTATGCGTGGTTAAAGTCTAAAGAGCAGGAGATTAGAAACATTTATTGGATTGCCGAATGTATTgctcaaaatcaaaagagtAGAATCGATGACTACATATCGGTTTACTAA